A DNA window from Loxodonta africana isolate mLoxAfr1 chromosome 7, mLoxAfr1.hap2, whole genome shotgun sequence contains the following coding sequences:
- the LOC100671801 gene encoding putative olfactory receptor 5AK3 — protein sequence MDLENGTEVTEFVLLGFTAQYKFWHVLFIVFLVFYVTSLVGNIGMILLIKIESSLHTPMYFFLQHLAFVDLCYSSAIIPKMLQNFIRTEKSISFVGCLVQLLVYGTFATSDSYILAAMAVDRYVAICNPLRYPVVMSQKVCIRLLVWSYLMGFLTAAVNTSYTFSLNFCKSNVINHFFCDEPPILALACSDIYFNIMLITVFVGFNLTFTVLAVIFSYIFIFDTILKISSTAGRKKAFSTCVSHLTAVTVFYGTLSYMYLHHGTNKTQEQEKAASVFYGIIIPMINPLIYSLRNQDVRDALKGIRKKCFQFEP from the coding sequence ATGGATCTAGAAAATGGCACTGAAGTGACTGAATTCGTTCTCCTGGGATTTACTGCTCAATACAAGTTTTGGCATGTCCTCTTCATAGTATTTCTAGTGTTTTATGTGACTTCCCTAGTGGGTAATATTGGGATGATCTTACTCATCAAGATTGAGTCCAGCCTTCACACCCCTATGTACTTCTTCCTCCAGCACTTGGCTTTTGTTGATCTCTGTTATTCCTCTGCTATCATACCCAAGATGTTGCAAAACTTCATAAGAACAGAAAAATCTATCTCATTCGTAGGATGCTTGGTACAATTACTAGTCTATGGTACTTTTGCAACCAGTGACTCCTACATCCTGGCTGCCATGGCAGtggaccgctatgtggccatctgcaacccACTCCGCTACCCAGTAGTCATGTCCCAGAAAGTCTGCATTCGACTGCTGGTTTGGTCATACCTCATGGGTTTCTTAACTGCCGCTGTAAACACAAGTTATACCTTTTCATTGAACTTTTGCAAATCCAATGTAATTAACCATTTTTTCTGTGATGAACCTCCAATTCTTGCCCTTGCATGTTCTGATATTTATTTCAACATTATGCTAATAACGGTCTTTGTGGGGTTTAACTTAACGTTCACTGTGTTGGCTGTCATCTTTTCCTACATATTTATCTTTGACACCATCCTGAAGATATCTTCTACAGCTGGGAGGAAAAAAGCCTTCTCCACATGTGTCTCCCACCTGACAGCAGTAACCGTATTCTATGGGACTCTCTCTTATATGTATCTACACCATGGTACCAATAAGACTCAAGAACAGGAAAAAGCAGCTTCTGTATTTTATGGCATTATAATCCCCATGATAAATCCCCTGAtctacagcctaagaaaccaaGATGTGAGAGACGCTCTAAAAGGGATCAGAAAGAAGTGTTTCCAGTTTGAGCCTTGA